Proteins encoded together in one Festucalex cinctus isolate MCC-2025b chromosome 8, RoL_Fcin_1.0, whole genome shotgun sequence window:
- the LOC144023517 gene encoding transcription factor HES-5-like, with amino-acid sequence MAPVISLQDSHVNLTHKIRKPLVEKLRRERINSSIEQLKTLLAPEFLQQQPDSKMEKADVLEMTVCFLRRLQSLRRGYAKCAREAAQFLSEERAGQTRYLGQQLPTSGEEKLRADDDDDDDDDSSSSPLGKEESSANSAPWRPW; translated from the exons ATGGCACCCGTGATCTCTCTGCAAGACTCTCACGTGAATCTCACACATAAG ATTCGAAAACCTCTTGTGGAGAAGTTACGGCGAGAGCGAATCAACAGCAGCATCGAGCAGCTCAAGACTCTGCTGGCCCCGGAGTTCCTCCAGCAGCAGCCCGACTCCAAGATGGAGAAGGCCGACGTGCTGGAGATGACCGTCTGCTTCCTCCGGCGGCTCCAGTCGCTCCGCCGCGGCTACGCCAAGTGCGCCAGGGAGGCGGCACAATTCCTGTCCGAGGAGCGAGCCGGCCAAACGCGCTACTTGGGCCAACAACTGCCGACTTCCGGTGAGGAGAAGCTGAGagcggacgacgacgacgacgacgacgacgactcgtCGTCGTCTCCTCTCGGCAAGGAAGAGAGCTCGGCCAACAGCGCCCCCTGGAGGCCCTGGTAG
- the LOC144024249 gene encoding transcription factor HES-5-like yields MAPAISLQDSHLTLTHKIRKPLVEKLRRERINGSIEQLKSLLAAELLAKMEKMEKADVLEMTVCVLRRLRSVPPAGTRFGTEDDLFPGHSSISEEEEERSDHSAPWRPW; encoded by the exons ATGGCACCTGCCATCTCTCTGCAAGACTCTCACCTGACTCTCACACACAAG ATCCGAAAGCCTCTGGTGGAGAAGTTGCGGCGAGAGCGAATCAACGGCAGCATCGAGCAGCTCAAGTCCCTCCTGGCCGCCGAGTTGCTCGCCAAGATGGAGAAGATGGAGAAGGCCGACGTGCTGGAGATGACCGTTTGCGTCCTCAGGAGGCTCCGCTCCGTCCCTCCGGCCGGGACGCGATTCGGCACAGAGGACGACTTGTTTCCGGGCCACAGCAGCATCagcgaggaggaagaggagcgcTCGGACCACAGCGCCCCCTGGAGGCCCTGGTAG
- the LOC144023986 gene encoding transcription factor HES-5-like, giving the protein MAPAISLQDSHLTLTHKIRKPLVEKLRRERINGSIEQLKSLLAAELLAKMEKMEKADVLEMTVCVLRRLRSVPPAGTRFGTEDDLFPGHSSVSEEEEERSDHSAPWRPW; this is encoded by the exons ATGGCACCTGCCATCTCTCTGCAAGACTCTCACCTGACTCTCACACACAAG ATCCGAAAGCCTCTGGTGGAGAAGTTGCGGCGAGAGCGAATCAACGGCAGCATCGAGCAGCTCAAGTCCCTCCTGGCCGCCGAGTTGCTCGCCAAGATGGAGAAGATGGAGAAGGCCGACGTGCTGGAGATGACCGTTTGCGTCCTCAGGAGGCTCCGCTCCGTCCCTCCGGCCGGGACGCGATTCGGCACAGAGGACGACTTGTTTCCGGGCCACAGCAGCGTCagcgaggaggaagaggagcgcTCGGACCACAGCGCCCCCTGGAGGCCCTGGTAG
- the LOC144024021 gene encoding uncharacterized protein LOC144024021, producing the protein MGCWLSGPWLGDPALSGGRSLAQLSQRDALRILAASQLPVTMQVKSQRGRGGVEADPRGTWEPLPLNLQHLNLPLPRMPTGLNAPSPTYPDRHYFSHLSLPQDCDGGHYGYLSSSPRDTVDMSHQDPEASGRRAKEQNCLMGCCNVNLDEPKGYHSQTDDDDFMLDKPLGFLPLHHELDSGLGWTDGSLHQGDLSGLETEEAGLEDCHSHGALGPGGCGAFGPGGGGGGSPSSESFISSELSDSGFYSAGEFRHFQRMLEKRMRLYNARLQHQGETCERRERRDSCPMSHRELLEAIPEALAVQPPCPRMQMGMEEAAGAVLDVPNRGLFRVSSVQFHKADRPCLNRHSSSSSALFNPTHGHAAVPRMGGPVLSTCSTPSSHRRPLAPAQQQPHQQGSGSLGMLRRSRTLHHRPPQQEYRRRASHPASPSYCAATLHHCGGVPPHGVLQPGLPEEETEMGADVMASPLSAQQHPVRMRVPSAHELRYNANPNAHHEWWPQMTLMPDPLAATPQDDQMEESLQREARIQEEAELELQRGRAVQAALHLAQPADVNDTWPKPASRQSQPGAGAGARGLYSTLEGHTGAAPTTAPDAKKDQADAPQAKASTASRVSRNQLLRDRASQLADERSGMSTDEETSADMLLGRYWSRTERREHFLLAREQKQQQATRGGGGGGGGGGGGPSGPGSVPPRSPVQADARPAEARCNTVLEMSQRKLSRLRNRKMLDDWTTVEELLTHGTRLDSHEHPTLCASPLLTVTTV; encoded by the exons ATGGGCTGCTGGCTCTCGGGACCGTGGCTGGGCGACCCAGCG CTAAGCGGCGGGCGCAGCCTGGCACAGCTGAGCCAACGAGACGCGCTGCGCATCCTCGCGGCGAGTCAGCTCCCCGTCACCATGCAGGTGAAGAGTCAGAGGGGCCGCGGCGGCGTGGAGGCGGACCCCCGGGGCACCTGGGAGCCCCTGCCCCTCAACCTGCAGCATCTCAACCTGCCCCTGCCCAGGATGCCCACGGGCCTCAATGCTCCAAGCCCCACCTATCCGGACAG ACATTATTTCAGCCACTTGTCTCTACCGCAAGACTGCGACGGAGGACACTACGGCTACCTGTCCAGCTCTCCCAGGGACACGGTGGACATGAGCCACCAG GATCCGGAAGCGAGTGGCCGGCGAGCCAAGGAGCAGAACTGCCTGATGGGATGTTGCAACGTCAACCTTGATGAGCCCAAAGGCTACCACAGCCAG ACGGACGACGACGACTTCATGCTGGACAAGCCTCTgggcttcctgccgctccaCCACGAGCTGGACAGCGGCCTGGGCTGGACCGACGGCTCCCTCCACCAAGGCGACCTCTccggcctggagacagaggaggcAGGTTTAGAAGACTGCCACTCCCACGGCGCCTTGGGCCCCGGCGGCTGCGGCGCCTTCGgacccggcggcggcggcggcggctcgcCGTCCTCCGAGTCCTTCATCTCGTCGGAGCTGAGCGACTCGGGCTTCTACAGCGCCGGCGAGTTCCGCCACTTCCAGCGGATGCTGGAGAAGCGCATGCGGCTGTACAACGCCCGGCTGCAGCACCAGGGCGAGACGTGCGAGCGGCGGGAGCGCCGCGACAGCTGCCCCATGAGCCACCGCGAGCTGCTGGAGGCCATCCCCGAGGCGCTCGCCGTGCAGCCCCCGTGCCCGCGCATGCAGATGGGGATGGAGGAGGCCGCCGGGGCCGTCTTGGATGTGCCCAACCGCGGACTTTTCAG GGTGTCATCCGTCCAGTTCCACAAAGCGGACCGGCCCTGCCTGAACCGCCACAGCTCCAGTAGCAGCGCCCTCTTTAACCCCACCCACGGCCACGCGGCCGTGCCCCGAATGGGCGGCCCGGTCCTCTCCACCTGCAGCACGCCCTCCAGCCACCGGAGGCCGCTAGCTCCCGCGCAGCAGCAGCCGCACCAGCAGGGCTCCGGCTCGCTGGGTATGCTGCGGAGAAGCCGCACCCTGCACCACCGGCCCCCGCAGCAGGAGTACCGGCGGAGGGCCAGCCACCCGGCCTCGCCCTCCTACTGCGCCGCCACCCTGCACCACTGCGGGGGGGTCCCGCCGCATGGCGTCCTGCAGCCGGGCTTACCGGAGGAGGAAACCGAGATGGGGGCGGACGTGATGGCGTCCCCGCTCTCTGCGCAGCAGCACCCAG TGCGCATGCGTGTGCCCAGCGCTCACGAGCTGCGTTACAACGCCAACCCCAACGCCCACCACGAGTGGTGGCCGCAGATGACCTTGATGCCCGACCCCCTGGCGGCGACGCCGCAAGACGACCAAATGGAGGAAAGTCTGCAGAGGGAGGCGCGCATTCAAGAGGAGGCGGAGCTTGAGTTGCAAAGGGGCCGGGCAGTCCAGGCGGCGCTCCACCTGGCCCAGCCGGCGGACGTCAACGACACCTGGCCCAAGCCGGCGAGTCGCCAGTCCCAGCCTGGGGCCGGCGCCGGGGCCCGAGGTCTTTACAGCACGCTGGAGGGCCACACGGGGGCCGCCCCGACGACCGCCCCGGATGCGAAGAAAGACCAAGCGGACGCGCCGCAAGCCAAAGCCAGCACGGCTTCGCGGGTGTCCCGGAACCAGCTCCTGCGGGACCGCGCGTCGCAGCTGGCCGACGAGCGCAGCGGCATGAGCACGGACGAGGAGACCAGCGCCGACATGCTGCTGGGTCGCTACTGGAGCCGGACGGAGAGGCGAGAACACTTCCTGCTGGCACGCgagcagaagcagcagcaggccaccagaggaggaggaggaggaggaggaggaggaggaggggggccgTCGGGACCCGGGTCCGTGCCGCCCCGCTCGCCCGTGCAGGCGGACGCCCGGCCGGCCGAGGCGCGCTGCAACACGGTGCTGGAAATGAGCCAGAGGAAGCTGAGTCGGCTGCGGAACCGCAAGATGTTGGACGACTGGACCACGGTGGAGGAGCTGCTGACTCACGGGACCAGGCTGGACAGCCACGAGCACCCCACGCTGTGCGCCAGCCCCCTGCTCACCGTCACCaccgtctaa